The following is a genomic window from Flavobacteriales bacterium.
AGCCTGCACCGTGCCGACCATGCGGTGGGCCACCTGTGGAACTTCATCCAGACCCAGGTGCCGGGCATGGCGGGCAATACCACCTTGATCGCGGTGCCCGAGTGCGGGCGCAACGACGACCCCAACGCGATCAAGGACCAGAACGACTGGTTCAGCTACGACCACAGCGACGCCAACGCGCACCGGGTCTTCGGCCTGATGGCCGGTGCCGGTGTGCAGGCCGGGCTCCAGGTGGGTTCCGAGGGCTCCCCCGTGGGGCTCGTCACGGACGCGGTGCCTACGGTGGCCGAGCTGCTCGGCATCAAGAACGAGGTGCTGTCCGCCGGGCTGATCGACCCCCAGAGCATGAGCCTCTTCGACCGGATCTGAACCATGCGCGGCCTCATCATTATCCTGGTCCCAGCGCTCGCGTTCACCGCCTGTAAAAAGGAGGAGAACCCCTTCGACGCGATCGAATGGCCTGTGGAGGAGCCCGTGGCGCAGCTGCTTCCGTTGAGCAATTTCGCAGGGCTGCACCAGCGCATCTTCCGACCGACGTGCGCGGTGAGCGGCTGCCATGACGGCACCTTCGAGCCGGAGTTCCGCTCCATCGCCGGTGCGTACAACTCGCTCGTGCTGCATCCGGTGACGGCGAACGACCCGCAGCAGAGCTTCACCTACCGCGTGGTGCCGGGCGATGCCCAGGCCTCCTTTCTGCACGAGCGGCTCACCGCCTTCGTCCCGAACACCAGCGGCATCATGCCGCTGGACTTGCTACAGGACAGCGACTGGCCGGCGAACGAGCAGGCGTACATCGCGGCCATCACCGCTTGGATCGAGGGTGGCGCCCTGGACATGTACGGCCAGCCGCCCTCCGTGGGCAACCAGCGGCCGCAGGCCGTGGGTCTGAGGGCGGTGCCGGCCGGCACCACAGGCCCGGCCTACCCGCGGGCCACCGGTGTGGGGGTGCAGCCCATCGAGGTCCCTGCCGCGCCGATCGACCTGTGGTTCGCCTTTGCGGATGATGCCACCGCCCCGGCCGCGTTCACGCACAACACCTTCCGCGCCGCGCCATCGCTCGCGGCCTTCCCCACCGTGCCGGAGCAGCCGCTGCACACCGGCTCCACCTGTGCGGGAACGGACTTCAGCGGTGCCCCGGTCACCTTCACGCACCGCGCTGCGCTCGACCTCACCGGCATGAGTTCCGGCAGCACGGTGTTCGTGCGGGCCTATGTCGATGATGGCGACCATGACACGGTGACGGAGGTGCCCAACGACGGCAGCAGCAACGAAGTGGTCACCCTGTTCACCCTGCGCATCCCATGAGGTCCGTGATCGCGCTTGGGATGGTCCTGACCCTTGCAGCCTGCCGCAAGGAGGCCGCGCTGGACCCGGTGCCGGCGATCGAGCTGGTGAGTGTCGGCCCGCAGCAGGTCATGGCGTTCGATGAGCCGGTGCGGGTGCGCTTCACCTACGCCGACGGCGATGGTGATCTGGGCACCGACGATCCGGATGCGTACACCTTGTGGGTCAAGGACAGCCGGTTGGCGACAGCTGACGGTTACCACATCCCTCCACTGGCCCCCCCGGATGCGCAGGTCGCGATCCAGGGAGAACTGGAGGTGGAGCTGAGCCCGCTCTTCCTGCTGGGCAACAGCGGCCAGGAGGTGATGACCTACAGCTTCTTCGTCACCGACCGTGCAGGCAACCGCAGCAACGAGCTCAGCACCTCCGCCATCACCATCGTGGCGGACACCACACACGCACCGTGAGCCATGCGTCGCCTGCTCGCCGCGATCGCCGTCCCGGGCCTGTTGCCGCTCCACGCGCAGCTGCTGCCGGAGTTCAACATGGCGGACACCACGGTGACCCTGTGCAAGGGCATCCTGTTGGACAGTGAGGAGGGCCCGGGCGGCAACATCTACGGCAACAACGAGGATCTGGTCTTCACCATCGATGCGGGCAGCACCATCACCCTGGTGTTCGAGCCCACCTTCTGCCTGGAACAGGGGCTGGACCTCCTCACCTTCCACGACGGTCCCTCGATCACCAGCCCGCAGATCGGGCCGGCGTATTCGGGCATCGTTGCGCCGCCGCCGATCATCGCCACCAGCGGCCAGCTCACCATCCACTTCGTCAGCGACGAGAACGTGGCGTACTGCGGGTTCGAAGCGCAATGGACCAGCGTGGCCGAGCCACCCGTGCCGCCGGTGATGAGCGTGCCGGTCGCGCCGCTCTGTGCCGCCTCCGGCATCACCCTGCAGTTCAGCTACCCGATCCCGTGCGACTCCATCGATCCGGGCGCCTTCGTGGTCACCGGGTCCGGAGATCCGGCGGTCACCGGGGCCATGCCGGTCACCTGCACTGGAGGAGAGACCTCCACGGTGCTGCTCGGCATCGATCCGCCCTTCGACCGCAACTGCCCGTACACGGTGGCCTTCACGCTGGGATTGAAGGACCGCTGCGACTCGCTCTGGTACTTCACCCTGACCGCGAACACGCAGGTCACCACCTGTCCGCTCGGGGTGTTGCTGGAGGTGGCGGACGACACGCTGTGCGCAGGCACCTGCACCACCCTGTTCGCCGATGTGCAGGGCTGCCTCACGTACACGTTCAGCTGGGATCAGGGGATCACCGGGGGTGCGGGGCCCCACACGATCTGCCCCACCAGCACCACGACCTATACCGTGCAGGTCACCGAAAATGGCACCGGCCAGACGGCGACGGGCTCGGTGACGGTGCTGGTGGACGATCCACAGATCGCGGCGCTGCCGGCGACCGTGTGCCAGTCGGCCGCGCCCTTCGACCTGCAGGCCACGCCGCCTGGCGGATGGTGGAGCGGAGCCGGTGTGCTGGACAGCCTGCTGGGCACCTTCGAACCGGACACCGCCGGCCCCGGCACCCACGTGCTCACCTACACGCTTCCCGGTGGTTGCGCCGATGCCATCACCCTGGTGGTGGACAGCATGGACGCCAGCTTCACGCACGCCGCCTGCCCGGGCAGCGCGCCGTTCCAGCTGCCTGAGGCCACGCCGATGGGCGGCACCTGGAGCGGCCCGTACGTACAGCCGAACGGCCTCTTCGATCCGGCCGTCGCAGGCGCCTACCTGCTCACCTACACGGCCGGCGCGTGCAGCGATACGGTGACGGTGAACGTGGGCGACATCGTGGCGCAAACCCAACTGGACACCGTGTGCCAGAGCACCTGGCCCTTCGCGATCGCCGCGCAGCCCTTCGGCGGGCGTTGGCGCGGCCCCGGCATCGTGGACAGCATCCAGGGTGTCTTCGATCCCGATGAGGCCGGTGGTGGCGACCATGTGATCGACTACGTGCTCCACGGCTGCGATGTGCAGTTCACCATCCACGTGAAGCCGGTGGACATCGGAGGTGGCCACAGCGCATGCCCGTCCCAGGGGTTGTTCACGCTTTCCCCCGCCCCCGTTCCGCCGGGTGGCCTGTGGAGCGGCGACGGCATCGTGGACCCGGTCGCGGGCACCTATGATCCCGTTCAGGCGGGCATGGGTTGGGATGAGCTGACCTACGCGGCGCCGAACGGGTGCGTGGACACCATCGGCATCCTGGTGGGCTGGACCGAACTGAACGACGACACGCTCTTCTTCTGTGCCGGCGACGATGCGCTCGTACTGAACGAACAGAGCACCGGTCGCACCCCCTGGGATGGCATCTGGTCGGGACCCGGCATCGGCACCAACGCGGACGGCGATCCGGTCTTCGATCCGAACACGGCGGGGATCGGCGTGCATGTGCTGCACTACGATGCCAACACCTGCGGTGACACGATGCTGGCCATCGTGCACCCTGCGCAGCTGGTGCCCGATCAGTTCACGGCATGCAGTGCGGACGCACCCTTCCTGCTGGCCTCGGTGCCGCCGGGGGCGGACTGGCAGGGCACGGCGACATCCCCCTCCGGAAGCTTCGACCCGGCCGCGGCCGGCGAGGGTACGCATGTGGTGCACTTCACCACGCCGGCGGGATGTGCGGACAGCGTGACGGTCACGGTGCTCCTCTTCCAGCAGGCGTCCATCAGCGGGGTGGAGGACACCTACTGTTCCAACGATGTGCTTGTCGATGTGGCTCTTGAGCCGCCCGGTGGCGTGCTCACCGGCCTGACGGACACGCTCTTCAACCCCGCCCAGCTGGCGGACGGCACCTACACCATCGTGTACACAGTGGGCAGCGGGAACTGCCAGAGCAGCGCCAGCTTCACCTTCACCGACCATCCTGCGCTCACCACCCAGGTGGACGTGAGCACCAGCACGATCTGCGAGGACGGGGGCAGCAGCATCACGGTGAACACCAGCGGCGGCCTGCCCGGCGGCTTCATCTCCCATCAATGGAGCGATGGCCTGTTCCCGGTGCCCACGCAGAACGTGCAACCTGTTGCCACCACCACCTACATCGTGGCCACCACCGATGGCTGCAGCGATCCCGTGGTGGACAGCATCACCATCACGGTGCATCCGCCGTTCCAGGAGGCCTTCACGTTCAGTGCGATGCAGTGCTACGGAGAGGCGGGCCACGTGGCTGGGAGCGTGTCCGGCGATGGCACCTACACCTTCTCCTGGGCCACCGTTCCACCGCAGACAGGTGACAGCATCGCGCTGCCCGCCGGCACGGTGGTGAACGTGGAGGTGACGAACGACCAGACCGGGTGTGCGCATGACACGCTCATCCAGATCCCCAGCTGGCCCGCGGTCACCGCCCTGTTCAGCCCGAATCCGGATGAACCCTGTGTGCCATGGGAGCAGCGCGAGGTGACCTTCATCGACCTCAGTCTGAACGCCACGGGCGGCTATTGGGTGATCGCTGGTGATACCCTGCCGTACGCGTGGGGCACCGATCCTCAGTACGAACACGGTGTGGCGGGAACCTACAACGTGCAGCTCGTGGTGTGGAACGACGGCGGCTGCACCGACAGCCTCGGCATGGACATCTGCATCCGCGATAGCGAGGCGGTCTTCGTACCCGATGCGTTCAGCCCGAACGGCGATGGGTTGAACGACATCCTCTTCGCCCGCGCTCCGGCCGCACTGGAGCTGGAGTTCGCCGTGTATGACCGCTGGGGCGCACAGGTGTTCCGCAGTACCACCACCGATCACGGCTGGGACGGCACGGCCGACGGAGCGCTCAGTCCCAGCGGCGTATACCTCTACACGCTGCGCGCCCGACTGGACGATGGGGCGATGGAGGAGCGCACCGGAAACATCACCCTGGTCCGATGAGCCGCACCACGCACCTCGCCCTGGGCCTTGGCACCCTTTTGCTCTGCGGGGCACGCGGGAGCGCGCAGGATGTGCATTTCAGTCAGTTCTTCGATGCCCCCCTGGTGTTGAACCCGGCCGTGGCGGGCGACATCGAGGGCGATCAACGCGTGGCGCTGTTCCACCGCACCCAA
Proteins encoded in this region:
- a CDS encoding gliding motility-associated C-terminal domain-containing protein gives rise to the protein MRRLLAAIAVPGLLPLHAQLLPEFNMADTTVTLCKGILLDSEEGPGGNIYGNNEDLVFTIDAGSTITLVFEPTFCLEQGLDLLTFHDGPSITSPQIGPAYSGIVAPPPIIATSGQLTIHFVSDENVAYCGFEAQWTSVAEPPVPPVMSVPVAPLCAASGITLQFSYPIPCDSIDPGAFVVTGSGDPAVTGAMPVTCTGGETSTVLLGIDPPFDRNCPYTVAFTLGLKDRCDSLWYFTLTANTQVTTCPLGVLLEVADDTLCAGTCTTLFADVQGCLTYTFSWDQGITGGAGPHTICPTSTTTYTVQVTENGTGQTATGSVTVLVDDPQIAALPATVCQSAAPFDLQATPPGGWWSGAGVLDSLLGTFEPDTAGPGTHVLTYTLPGGCADAITLVVDSMDASFTHAACPGSAPFQLPEATPMGGTWSGPYVQPNGLFDPAVAGAYLLTYTAGACSDTVTVNVGDIVAQTQLDTVCQSTWPFAIAAQPFGGRWRGPGIVDSIQGVFDPDEAGGGDHVIDYVLHGCDVQFTIHVKPVDIGGGHSACPSQGLFTLSPAPVPPGGLWSGDGIVDPVAGTYDPVQAGMGWDELTYAAPNGCVDTIGILVGWTELNDDTLFFCAGDDALVLNEQSTGRTPWDGIWSGPGIGTNADGDPVFDPNTAGIGVHVLHYDANTCGDTMLAIVHPAQLVPDQFTACSADAPFLLASVPPGADWQGTATSPSGSFDPAAAGEGTHVVHFTTPAGCADSVTVTVLLFQQASISGVEDTYCSNDVLVDVALEPPGGVLTGLTDTLFNPAQLADGTYTIVYTVGSGNCQSSASFTFTDHPALTTQVDVSTSTICEDGGSSITVNTSGGLPGGFISHQWSDGLFPVPTQNVQPVATTTYIVATTDGCSDPVVDSITITVHPPFQEAFTFSAMQCYGEAGHVAGSVSGDGTYTFSWATVPPQTGDSIALPAGTVVNVEVTNDQTGCAHDTLIQIPSWPAVTALFSPNPDEPCVPWEQREVTFIDLSLNATGGYWVIAGDTLPYAWGTDPQYEHGVAGTYNVQLVVWNDGGCTDSLGMDICIRDSEAVFVPDAFSPNGDGLNDILFARAPAALELEFAVYDRWGAQVFRSTTTDHGWDGTADGALSPSGVYLYTLRARLDDGAMEERTGNITLVR